Part of the Gemmatimonadales bacterium genome, CAACTTCGTGATGCCACCCTTCCTCGACCGCCCAGATCGCGACCAGTCGATCGGGATGCGGAAACGGCAGCGGCCGCAGCATGATTCCGTCGGCGACGCTGTACATCGCGGTGGCTGCGCCGATCCCCAGAGCGAGCGGGAGAATTGCGAGGAGGGCGAACGCCGTCCGCCGCCGCAGGGTGCGCAACGCGAAGTGAATGTCCTGGAGGATGTTGGCGAAATAGCGATGACGACGCACGGCATGCTCCCGTTCGGTGGCGAGGACGTGACATTCAGCGGCGACCCGCGACAGATCGTCGAAGCGCGCGCGCGCCAGACGCTCGGCGTCCTCACGCTCGTAGCCTCGCGCGACGAGCTCGCGGATCCGCATGTCGAGATGGAATTGCAACTCGTCGGCGACCTCGTCGGCTGGTGTCGACTCGAAGATCGGCTCCGGCAGCGGACGATCACCCGGTTGGCGCGGGTCGCTCATCCCTCGACCTCCAGGAGGCGCGCAACCTCGCGGGCGAAGGCGACCCACTCCCGCTGTTCGGCCTGGAGGTGGCGTCGTCCCGCGGGGGTGAGCTGGTAGAACTTCGCGGGGCGATCGAGCTCGGAGATCCGGCGATCGCTGCGGACCCAGCCCCGCTTTTCCATCCGGTACAGCGCGGGATAGAGCGAGCCATCCTCGACCCGCAGGAGATCGCTCGACGTCTCTTCAATCCATCGCGCGATGGCATAGCCGTGGCGCGGCCCCCAGGTCAGCGTCTTGAGCACCAGAAGTTCGAGGGTCCCGCGAAGGTGGTCGCGCGAAGCCACGGAGCCTCCATACCTAGAGTTCGATATATGATAGACACATGAGGGGGGAAAAGCGTTGCAGAGGGCCTACTGAAGGCTTGGCATATCGACGCCGCGGTCGCGCGCCACGTCGATCGCCTTCTCGTACCCCGCGTCGGCGTGGCGGATCACTCCCATCGCCGGATCGTTGGTGAGACAGAGCGCCAACCGCCGGTCGGCGTCGCTCGACCCGTCGGCGACGGCGACGAGCCCGGCGTGCTGCGAGTATCCCATTCCCACGCCGCCGCCGTGATGAAACGACGTCCACCCAGCACCGCTCGCCGTCCCGACCGCGAAGTTGAGGAGCGCCCAGTCGCTCACGGCGTCGGATCCGTCCTTCATCGCTTCGGTTTCGCGATATGGCGACGCGACCGATCCGGCATCGAGATGATCTCGCCCGATGACGATCGGCGCCTTGAGTCGTCCGTCGCGCACCATCTCGTTGAAGAGGAGCCCGGCCTTGTCGCGCTGCCGGTATCCGAGCCAGCAGATCCGCGCCGGCAGTCCCTGGAACGCGATCCGTTCGCCGGCCCAGCCGAGCCACTGCTGCATCCGTCGATCGTCGGGGAAGAGCTCCAGCATGGCGCGGTCGGTCGCCGCGATGTCGGCTGGATCGCCCGAGAGGGCGACCCAGCGAAACGGCCCGCGCCCTTCACAGAACGAGTCGCGGATGAATGCGGGGACGAATCCCGGATAGTCGAAGGCGTTCTTCAGTCCGCCGAGCTGCGCCTGTGCCCGGAGATTGTTGCCGTAGTCGAACGCGACCGCTCCGCGTCGCTGCAATTCGAGGATCGCCTCGACGTGCCTCACCATCGCTTCGCGCACGCGTTTGAGGTATTCATCCGGCTGTTTCGCACGGAGTTCGTTGATGTCTTCGTCCGGCTTCGAGGGCGGGATGTAGCCCCACATCGGATCATGCGCCGATGTCTGGTCGGTGACGAGCTGCGGCGTGAAGTTGCGGTGAACCAGATCGGGGAGCAGGTCGGCGGCGTTGCCGTGCACGCCGATCGAGAGTGCCTTCTTGTCGCGTGCCGCGCGTTGCGCCTTGGCGATCGCGTCGTCGAGCGATGTGGCAACGACATCGAGATACCGCGTTTCGAGGCGGCGTTCGATCCGGTGAGGATCGATCTCGATGCAGATGCTCACGCCACCGGCCAGCGAGACGGCGAGCGGCTGCGCACCGCCCATGCCGCCGAGTCCCGCGGTGACCGTGATTGTCCCGGCGAGCGATCCGCCGAAATGTTTCTCCGCCGCCGCCGCGAACGTTTCGTACGTGCCCTGCAGGATCCCCTGCGTGCCGATGTAGATCCATGACCCGGCCGTCATCTGGCCGTACATCATCAGGCCGAGGCGATCGAGCCGATCGAACTCCTCCCACGTCGCCCATTTCGGCACGAGATTGGAATTGGCGAGGATGACGCGCGGTGCCATGTCGTGCGTGCGAAGGACGCCGACCGGCTTGCCGCTCTGGATCAGGAGGGTTTCGTCGTTCTCGAGACGATCGAGCGTCGCCACGATGGCGTGATAGGCGTCCCAGTTCCGCGCCGCCTTGCCGCGACCGCCATACACGATCAACTCGTCCGGCTTTTCTGCCACCGCCGGATCGAGGTTGTTCATCAGCATCCGCTTGGCGGCTTCCTGGATCCAGCCGCGGGCGGTCCGCGTGGCACCGTGCGGAGCATGTATCGGCATCGACAAGTCACGGAAGAACGTGGACACGAGCGCATTGGTTCAGCGCGGACTTGAAGATAAGGCGGGATCAGGCCGCGAACGGCACTCCTTCGAGTACTTCGCGGACCTTGCCGATCAACCGCGTCGTGCCGAACGGCTTGGCGAGAAAAGCCGACTCTCCGTCATCGAGGAGGCCGTGCCGCGAGATCGCCTCGGTCGGATAGCCGGAGAGATAGAGGACGCGCGTCTCCGGCGAGTTGCGGGCAAACTCGCGCGCCAGCTCCGGGCCGCTCATCCCGGGCATCACTACGTCGGTGAGCAACAAGTCGATCGGCGCGTCGGTCAGGAGGGCGAGGCGGAGCGCCTCGTCGCCGTGCGATGCGGTGTACACGGTATAGCCGCGCGCCTCGAGGACGCGCCCTGTCACGTGCCGTACGTTCGGATCGTCCTCGACGACAAGAATCGTCGCCGGCTCACCCGCCAGCTTGCTGGTCATCACGGTACCGCTCCCCCTGTTTGGACCGCGCCGATCTGATCGTTCGGCTTGGTGACCCGACAACGGGCAAGAACGGTGCCCAAGGTCAGCCAGCCGGAAAGGCTGAATTTATAAGCACTTAGCAAAAACCAACGTCAAGAAACTGGTCAGTTTCTCTCTGAGTATTCTTCTGCCGTCGAAAATGGAGGTGGGAATGGCAGTGCGTTGGAGGCAGCGGATCGGGACGCTGGGAATTGTCATTGCCGCCGGCGCCATGGCGGCGGCCCGGATCGAGGGGCAGGTCCCTCATCGGCTGGCGAGAAGTGGCTCCGCGATCGGAAAGATTGCCGCCGCGATCGACGGCCGGGTCGGAGCCGCAGGGCTGGTGGTCGAGACCGGCGACCGGGTCGATTTTCGCGGCAACGAACGGTTTCCGATGCAGAGCGTCTACAAGGTCCCGATCGCGATGGCGGTGCTCCAGCAGATCGACGCCGGCAGGGTGACGCTGAGCCAGTCGATGCATCTGCGGCGCGGCGATCTCGTGCCGGAGGTGCATTCACCGATTCGCGATGCCAATCCCTCGGGCGGCGATTTCACCGTCCGCGAACTCCTGCGCGGCGCGATCGTCGAGAGCGATGGAACGGCGTCGGACATGTTGCTCACCATGACGACTCCGGAGAACGTGACGCACCTGCTGCGGACCGCCGGCATCGACAGCGTGGTGGTCGCAACCACGGAGCGCGCGATGACTCGCGGCCCGACGGTGCAGGATCGCAACTGGTCGACCCCTCGCGCCGCGGTGCAACTCCTTCGCGAACTCCAGCGCGGTCGTACCATCTCGGCGCCGAGTCGTGCGCTGCTGCTTGGCTGGATGGAAGAGACCACGATCGGTGCCGACCGGATCAAGGGTCGATTGCCGAAGGGAACGATCGTGGCGCACAAGACCGGGTTGGATCAGACGCGGAACGGCATGGTCCGCGCGACCAACGACATCGGCCTGGTGACCCTTCCCAACGGGCAGCACCTGGCGATCGCCGTGTTCATCCGCGATTCGCGCGCTCCCGAAAGCCGCCGTGCCGACGCGATTGCGCGCATTGCACGCGCGATGTGGGACGCGGCGACCGCCAGGAGATAACTCCGGCGCCGCGGCGGCGGAGTGCGCGATCGAGAGCTACTTCTCCGCCGCGCTCAATGCGTTGCGAATTCCCTGCAACAGCGCCGGGAGCGGAGCGTCCCCCCAGAAGTGGAGGAAGTAGATCTCCGGTGACGCGCCGATGAGATGCGTGTGCAGTGCCGTCGCCGTGATCCCCGCCGCCGTGAGCGCACGGATCACCGGTTGCACCTGCCCCGCCGTCATGGCGAAGTCGCCGGTCGCCACAGCGCGCGCCGGTGTCACCTGCTGGATTGCGATCGACGTCCCGTATGCGAGCGCCGGCACGAGTGCGTTTCCGCCCACTGTGACCGGTGGGGCGACGAGCATCGCCGACAGAGACGCAACGGCGCCCGACGCGCGACTGTGCAGTCCGAGGACGCGAAAGACTTGCGCCGTATCGATGGTAACCACGGCGGAGTTCGCGGGCGGGTGTGCACCAGGGTGCGGTGCCTCCGTCACGCGCATCACGCTGTTCACGCGCGTCGCGAGATCGACGGCACTTCCGCTGCCGTGAAAGTGGATGTAGGCGAGGCGCGGTGTCTCGCCGTTGAGATGATCGTGGATCGCGGCGACATCGAGATGCCCGGCAACGATCGCGTGGAGCACCTTCGGCAATTCCGATTCCGTGGCGATGATGTCACCCATCGCCTCCGCCCTGGCCGGCGTCCCGGCGAATCCCGCCCAGCTACCCAGGGCCAGCGCCGGCGCGATCTTCACGTCGCCGACCATCACGTTGAGGTCGGTGCGGGGAAGGGTGTATCGGGTGTATCCCCCGCCGTCGGCCGGGGGAGCGCCGAGGATCGCCGCGACAGTGTCGCGCACGGGGTCGAACGGTGATTGTGCCTCGACGTA contains:
- a CDS encoding PadR family transcriptional regulator gives rise to the protein MASRDHLRGTLELLVLKTLTWGPRHGYAIARWIEETSSDLLRVEDGSLYPALYRMEKRGWVRSDRRISELDRPAKFYQLTPAGRRHLQAEQREWVAFAREVARLLEVEG
- the hutU gene encoding urocanate hydratase; its protein translation is MPIHAPHGATRTARGWIQEAAKRMLMNNLDPAVAEKPDELIVYGGRGKAARNWDAYHAIVATLDRLENDETLLIQSGKPVGVLRTHDMAPRVILANSNLVPKWATWEEFDRLDRLGLMMYGQMTAGSWIYIGTQGILQGTYETFAAAAEKHFGGSLAGTITVTAGLGGMGGAQPLAVSLAGGVSICIEIDPHRIERRLETRYLDVVATSLDDAIAKAQRAARDKKALSIGVHGNAADLLPDLVHRNFTPQLVTDQTSAHDPMWGYIPPSKPDEDINELRAKQPDEYLKRVREAMVRHVEAILELQRRGAVAFDYGNNLRAQAQLGGLKNAFDYPGFVPAFIRDSFCEGRGPFRWVALSGDPADIAATDRAMLELFPDDRRMQQWLGWAGERIAFQGLPARICWLGYRQRDKAGLLFNEMVRDGRLKAPIVIGRDHLDAGSVASPYRETEAMKDGSDAVSDWALLNFAVGTASGAGWTSFHHGGGVGMGYSQHAGLVAVADGSSDADRRLALCLTNDPAMGVIRHADAGYEKAIDVARDRGVDMPSLQ
- a CDS encoding response regulator; this translates as MTSKLAGEPATILVVEDDPNVRHVTGRVLEARGYTVYTASHGDEALRLALLTDAPIDLLLTDVVMPGMSGPELAREFARNSPETRVLYLSGYPTEAISRHGLLDDGESAFLAKPFGTTRLIGKVREVLEGVPFAA
- the bla gene encoding class A beta-lactamase; its protein translation is MAVRWRQRIGTLGIVIAAGAMAAARIEGQVPHRLARSGSAIGKIAAAIDGRVGAAGLVVETGDRVDFRGNERFPMQSVYKVPIAMAVLQQIDAGRVTLSQSMHLRRGDLVPEVHSPIRDANPSGGDFTVRELLRGAIVESDGTASDMLLTMTTPENVTHLLRTAGIDSVVVATTERAMTRGPTVQDRNWSTPRAAVQLLRELQRGRTISAPSRALLLGWMEETTIGADRIKGRLPKGTIVAHKTGLDQTRNGMVRATNDIGLVTLPNGQHLAIAVFIRDSRAPESRRADAIARIARAMWDAATARR
- a CDS encoding DUF1259 domain-containing protein, with amino-acid sequence MRIRTAVTISIAIAGVLPMYVEAQSPFDPVRDTVAAILGAPPADGGGYTRYTLPRTDLNVMVGDVKIAPALALGSWAGFAGTPARAEAMGDIIATESELPKVLHAIVAGHLDVAAIHDHLNGETPRLAYIHFHGSGSAVDLATRVNSVMRVTEAPHPGAHPPANSAVVTIDTAQVFRVLGLHSRASGAVASLSAMLVAPPVTVGGNALVPALAYGTSIAIQQVTPARAVATGDFAMTAGQVQPVIRALTAAGITATALHTHLIGASPEIYFLHFWGDAPLPALLQGIRNALSAAEK